TTGTCAGTGACTCCCGGAGGAAGTTTTTTTCAGTCTCTGGATTGGTTAGCGATTTACTGGCAACATTTTCATGAGAAACAGTACCTGCGTGTCTTTGTGGTTCGCGATGCGAATGAAGTCACAGGAATTGTGCCTTTATGCGTGAGACGGATCAAGACGAAGTTAGGATCGTGTAGCATTCTGACTTACCCGTTTGATGATTGGGGGAGTTACTATGGGCCGGTTTCTGCTGATCCCGAGACGACTCTGAAAGTGGCACTGGATTTGATTCAGGCGTCTCAGCAAGACTGGGATCTGATCGATTTGCGGTGTGTGGACACAGATGGATTTGATGCGGGTGCAACAGAGCGCGCGATGGATGCGTCAAACCTTTCCTGCAAAAAATTTGAGTGGGATCAAACCGCCTATGTTGATCTTAATCAAGACTGGGACACTTATCTCGCTGGTCGATCGGGGAAAGCGCGTCAGACGTATTTACGTGCGGAAAAGCGGGTTGCGAAAGAAGGCGAGATTGAATTCATGCGGTATCGTCCTCGGGGCGAAGAATACGGAGACGGCGATCCACGTAGGGATCTATATGAGATTTGCGAAGCGATTGCGCGCCAAAGCTGGCAAGGAAATTCGACAACCGGTACTACTTTGACGCATGAGAAGGTGGCTCAATTTTTTCGTGATACACATGAAAGCGCGGCACGGTTTGGAGCCGTCGATTTAAATTTACTCTATCTGTCTGGCAAGCCGGCTGCCTTCAATTATAACTATATCTATCAGGGCCGCGTTTACTCGCTGCGGATGGGATTTGATCCTGCTGTTTCCAATAAGGGGCTGGGGCGATTACTCATGGGGCGAATGATTCGCAACAGCATGGAGATTGGGGATCAACTGTTAGACATTGGCCCCGGGTCTCTCGATGCGAAGAAATACTGGTATACCTCAGTGGAGTCCAGTTATCGTTACGTGCATTATTCACAGGTTTCGAAAATGGCAAAGGTATTGCAGACGAGCAGTCGTATCGCAGACTGGTGTCGTGATCGATTTATGCACGATCTTGAAAATGAGAAACAGGATTCCGGGCACTCCTCATTTTCTGCTTCGCGACATTAAGTTCGCTGCAGAAAATCTGATCGACTATTTCTCTGTGCTTTCCTCTTTTTTCAACTTGTCGGCGAATTTACTGCGGAACTTTTCCAGTTT
This window of the Gimesia fumaroli genome carries:
- a CDS encoding GNAT family N-acetyltransferase, which translates into the protein MDIIEVNEIKDLESYRNDWNRLLSVTPGGSFFQSLDWLAIYWQHFHEKQYLRVFVVRDANEVTGIVPLCVRRIKTKLGSCSILTYPFDDWGSYYGPVSADPETTLKVALDLIQASQQDWDLIDLRCVDTDGFDAGATERAMDASNLSCKKFEWDQTAYVDLNQDWDTYLAGRSGKARQTYLRAEKRVAKEGEIEFMRYRPRGEEYGDGDPRRDLYEICEAIARQSWQGNSTTGTTLTHEKVAQFFRDTHESAARFGAVDLNLLYLSGKPAAFNYNYIYQGRVYSLRMGFDPAVSNKGLGRLLMGRMIRNSMEIGDQLLDIGPGSLDAKKYWYTSVESSYRYVHYSQVSKMAKVLQTSSRIADWCRDRFMHDLENEKQDSGHSSFSASRH